CGGTAAAGGACCAGCCAAAGGCCGTGGCGTAGAATTGTTTTGAGGCCGAAATGTCGCGCACGTTGAATTCGATATAATCAATTTGATCGTTGCGTTGCGTCATGCTCGACCATCTCCTCTGGATTGTATTTTCCTGCTGCACAATCCCTTAAACCGGTTGCGGTTTAAGGCGAAAATTATGCGGCACTACAAAGGCGCTAAAGTGAAATTTAGCGCACTCATAGGGTGCATTGAGTGCGTGACGGTTCCCGTGACGCATAATTCTAAGACGTGGCACAATTTTTAACTGCATTGTTCATTATTTCTTACCGAAAAGGCGCAATCTTAGCGCCAAGCTCGTAAAAACACAATTATTGCGCCTAGTTTGAAGAATGAGATAGTCTTGTTTTCAGAAACTGCGGATCAAAAAGCATTTTTGCTGTCGTCTGCCCATAAGGCGCGGGCTTCCATGGCATTGCATGGCAGCGGAACAGCGGCAGTTTACAATGTGATGGCTGGGCTATCCACGTCCATTCTGCTTCTGGCCGAGGCGAATAACGTCAGCGTCGTTGTCGGCTGGATGACAGCGTTGGCTGTCGCGACGTTATTTCGCTTCCTGTTGTCGCGCCATCTGCTGCACCGTCACTATGCCTCTTCCAATCCGGATGACGTGCTTCGGCTGATGTGCATCACGGCCTGCCTGCAAGGGACCGTATGGGCTCTACTGCCGACAGCGGTGGTCGATATGGACTTGCTGGGCCGTGATGCGTCTATTCTGGTGGTTATCGGCGGTCTGGTGGCGACAGCCATGTTCCGCCAGGCCGGCACCAGTCAGGTCGCCTTCAGCTACTGTATTCCGATGATTTTAGCGATATTGTGGAATTTCGCGATTCATGGTGGCATCATTGCGACCGTCTCCACGTTTAATTTCATCGTATTGGCCATATTCATGTCGCACCTGCTGTTGAAGGCGGACAGGACATTTATGGAAAGCGAAATGGCCAAGCTGAGCAGCCAGGCCGCGACGCAATCGCTGACCATTGCCAATGAGGACATTCACCACAAGAATTTGCGGCTGGAGGTTCTGGCCAACGGTGATCCCGTGACGGGGCTGTTCAACAGGATCTACTTCAATGGACGACTCGCGGGGGAAATTGCTGCTGCCAAAGTCGGAAACCGGGAAATTGGCCTGTTATTGGTCAATGTCGATCGGTTCAAGCTGATCAACGATGCTTTTGGTCATCGCGGTGGAGACCAGTTTCTGGCGATCCTGGGGCAGAGGTTGAAAAATGCCGCCGGTGGTGATGCCGTCACAGCCCGGATCAGCGGTGATGAATTTGCAATTCTGTTGCGGAACGGCGACGTGCGCCAGGATTGCCGAGCGCTTGCTGAGACCGTTATCGCCGCGTCCATGGTTCCTATTGCCGTCCATGGCACTCAGGTCAGTCCTGGTTTGAGCGCCGGGATTGCGTTTTTTCCCGACCATGCGGAAAATGGTGACGGGCTGTTTACCTGTGCCAGCATGGCTTTATCGGATGCCAAGCAGGACGGTCGCGGTCAATTGCGGGAATTCGATCATCAGATCAAACAGCGCATCGATCGCCAACGGCGTATCGAGCAGGACCTGCCAGCAGCACTTCGCGACACTGCGCTCGAGACCTGGTTCCAGCCACAGGTCGATCTTGCGACGGGCAAGATCGTCGGTTTCGAGGCGCTGGTTCGCTGGTTCCATCCGGAGTTCGGGGCGATTGCCCCGCCTGAAATCGTCAATGCCGCCCAGGCCATGCAGATGTGTGAGGCGTTGACCGGTTTCGTGACAGAAAATATCTGCCAGCTGCTCAACAGGCTGAAAGAGCTAGGCATGCCGGAGACGGCTGTCGCCTTGAACGTATCGCCGCGCGAATTTGCGCTCTATGACGTATCTGTCATGCTGGACCGGATTACCACTGCCTATGGCGTCAGTCGCAACCTTCTGGAAGTGGAGATCACCGAGGAAACCATTCTGGATCTGGCGGTCGCGGGTGAACAACTGACCCGGCTTGAAAATAGCGGCTATAAACTGACGGTAGATGATTTCGGCATGGGATACTCGTCCTTGGCCTATTTGATCAGCCTGAAGATTACCCGGTTGAAGATCGATCGCAGTTTCGTCACCGGGATCAGTAATTCTCCAAAGAACAAGGCGCTTGTTGTCGCCCTGGTCGGTCTCGGCCGTGCACTGGGTGTCGATATCGTGGCGGAGGGTGTGGAAACGGTGGCGGATGCCAGGACGTTGACCGAAATCGGCTGCACGATTGGCCAGGGCTATTATTTCTCCCGGCCCATGCCCGCCGATATGCTGCCCAAATGGCTCGACTTTAAAAAAAAGCAACTGAGTGAGAAAAAATCACGGCGCGCCGTGGCCTGAGGGAGGCCAGTCAGGGACATGAGCCCTTGGTTTTTCCGAGAATGCAAAGGGATAAAAACTTTAGCGAAATTGTTGCTTTTTTGTTCTGATTTTCGTCTGGCGCACTTCACTTTGCCTGCGGTCTTATCCATATTCGAACCATGGCCAGATCTCCGAAAAAATCTCCCGTCCGTAACAATGACAACCCATCGCAGGATGAGGCAGGATCGCCGTATGCCGGTGGGTTTGAAGAGGCACCGCAGGCAGCTTTTGAAGGAGCGCCCTTGAGCGGGAGTGTCGCAGATTGGGTGAAACAGCTGGAAGCCGAAGCGGAAGCGGGGGGCATCGAAAGCCAACGGGAACTCGCCTCCAAGGCTGGCAAGCATCGCAAGAAGATCGAAATCGAAGCGCGCAGGCATGCCGAAAAGATAGCGCTTGAGAAGAGCACGGGCCGCAAGACTGAGGCCGCCGACCCCGTAAAGGCCGGTCGCACTGCCAAGGCCAAGAGCGAAGACGGCGGCAGTGCCATGCGCACCTCACGCGGCGTGTCCATCGGCGCATCTTCCGACCCGGCCACGCGCGCTGCTGCCGGTCTTAATCCTGTCTCTGGCATGGACACGTCGCTTGAAGAGGCGCAGAGCCTTGCCCCCGGCGCTGTGACGGCGACCGTAGAGGCGCTGTCAGCGCTGATTGAAAGCGGCAATCCGCTGTTCAAGGGTGGTAAGATCTGGGCGCCGCATCGGCCCGCCAGGCCGGAAAAGTCCGAGGGGGGAATCCCGATCCGCATGGTGTCGGATTACGAACCGGCGGGCGATCAGCCAACGGCAATCAAGGATCTGGTGGAAGGCATCAATGCCGGGGAGCGCAGTCAGGTTCTGCTTGGGGTGACTGGTTCCGGCAAGACTTTCACCATGGCCAAGGTGATCGAGGCGACCCAGCGGCCAGCGGTGATTCTGGCGCCGAACAAGACGCTGGCGGCCCAGCTCTATTCGGAATTCAAGCATTTTTTCCCCGACAATGCGGTGGAATATTTCGTTTCCTACTACGATTACTATCAGCCGGAAGCCTATGTGCCGCGTTCGGATACGTTTATCGAGAAGGAAAGCTCGATCAACGAGCAGATCGACCGTATGCGCCATGCAGCCACCCGCGCCATCCTGGAGCGCGACGATTGCATTATCGTCGCCTCGGTGTCCTGCATCTACGGTATCGGCTCGGTCGAAACCTATACGGCGATGACCTTCCAGATGTCGGTCGGCGACCGGATCGATCAGCGGCAATTGCTGGCCGACCTCGTGGCCCAGCAATACAAGCGGCAGGACATCAATTTCGTGCGCGGCTCTTTCCGGGTGCGGGGCGATACGATTGAAATTTTCCCTGCCCACTTGGAGGATGCCGCCTGGCGGATTTCGATGTTCGGCGACGAAATCGATGCGATTACCGAATTCGATCCGCTGACCGGCCACAAGACCGGCGATATGAAGTCGGTGAAGATTTATGCCAATTCGCACTATGTCACGCCGCGCCCGACGCTGAATGGGGCGATCAAGGCGATCAAGGAGGAGTTGAAGCAGCGGCTGGCCGAGCTGGAAAAGGGCGGGCGTCTGCTGGAGGCGCAAAGGCTGGAGCAGCGCACCCGCTACGATATCGAAATGATGGAAGCGACCGGCGCCTGCGCGGGCATTGAAAACTATTCGCGCTACCTGACGGGCCGCGCACCAGGCGAACCGCCACCGACCTTGTTCGAATATATTCCCGATAATGCCTTGCTGTTCATCGATGAAAGCCATGTCTCCGTCAGCCAGATCGGCGGCATGTATCGTGGCGACTTCAGGCGCAAGGCGACGTTGGCCGAATACGGCTTCCGGCTGCCATCCTGCATGGATAACCGACCATTGCGATTTGAGGAATGGGACGCCATGCGTCCACCAACCGTTGCGGTTTCGGCGACGCCCGGCAGTTGGGAGCTGGAGCAATCGGGCGGCGTGTTTGCCGAACAGGTTATTCGCCCAACCGGCCTGATCGATCCGCCGGTCGAAGTGCGCTCCGCCAAGACCCAGGTTGATGATGTCTTGGGCGAGATCAAGGAAACCTCGCTGAAGGGCTATCGCACGCTGGTAACGGTGCTGACCAAGCGCATGGCCGAAGACCTGACGGAATATCTGCATGAGCAGGGCGTGCGGGTGCGCTATATGCATTCGGATATCGATACTCTGGAGCGTATCGAAATCCTGCGCGATCTCAGGCTCGGTGCCTTCGATGTGCTGGTTGGTATCAACCTGCTGCGCGAGGGGCTGGACATTCCTGAATGCGGCTTCGTCGCCATTCTCGATGCAGACAAGGAAGGCTTCCTGCGCTCCGAGACCTCACTGATTCAGACGATTGGCCGTGCGGCGCGTAATGTCGATGGCAAGGTCATTCTCTATGCCGATCAGATCACCGGCTCCATGCGGCGCGCCATGGACGAGACGTCGCGTCGCCGGGAAAAGCAGGTGGCTTACAATCTCGAACACGGGATCACGCCGGAATCGGTCAAGTCAAAAATTTCCGACATTCTCGATTCGGTCTACGAGCGCGACCATGTCCGTGCAGACATTTCCGGAGCGAGCGGCAAGGGCTTTGCGGCGGGCGGTCATCTGGTCGGCAACAATCTCCAGGCCCATCTTTCGGCGCTGGAAAAGCAGATGCGCGATGCCGCCGCCGATCTCGATTTCGAAACCGCAGCCCGTTTGCGCGACGAAATCAAGCGTTTGAAAGAAGTCGAACTGGCCAGCATGGGTGATCCCGGCGAAAAGGCAGCGGCCCGGGCGCAAGAGCAAGCGGTGGCAGGCCAGCCTGCTAGCGGTGCTACCGATGTTTCCCGTCAGGATTCCAGTGAAACTGGCTCCTATTTCGCCAAGCCATCCCTGGATGACATGGGTCCTGGCACGGACACGGCCAAGCCACTGTTTCGCAAGAACAGCCTGGATGAAATGACTGTTGGGCGGACGGAAAAGCCTGTTCCCGGCAAGCTTCCTGAAAAGCCGGTTCCGAAAATCGGCGATTCCAAAATCGACGATCCACGCCCCATCGTTCGCGCCAAATCTGGGGTCGGTTCCTATGAAGATGCCGGGGATCAGAAGCGCAAGACACGCACCAAGGGGAAAACTGGCAAGCCGGGACGGTGAATTAAGTTGTATTTTCCGGTCCGAAAATTCGTAAAAACAAATATATAGAGAAACGCGGTGTCTCCGTGAGGCATTAAAGGTCTCTAAATTTTGTTAGAAAACGTAAAAACCGTTGACACATCTCCAGATAGATGAAAACAGGATTCAACCGAAAAGCCCCCCTTTCGGTTGAATCCTATAGCATCGTGTAAAAACCGAAACCGGTACGATGCTATAGGATCTAGCTTGCGCGGCGGTTGTTTCCGAAATTCTGTCCCAAACCTTTGTCGATTATCTCAACGCAATTGGTCAACGCTCGCCGAGGGTGAGCGCCACACCTTCACCGCGTGGGTCGTGAGCGCCTGCCAGGCGGCCATCTGGGGCGATGGCGATAACGCCTGCCTGGCCCGCGATTGGACTTTGCGGCTCAATGGGTGCGAGCTGGTGGCCGAGATCGGCGAGACGATCGAGGACGGGCTGGCCGCAATCGGCTTCGATTTTCAAACTGTCGCGGCTGTCGGAAAACGTTTTGCCCAATAAGAACCGTGGTCCGGCCAAGGCTTGCGTGGGAGGTTGCGCATAATCGATCAGTCGTGTCAGCAGCATGGCCAGGGTCTGCGGCTGGCCGTCTGCACCTTGGGTGCCGTAGATCAGTGCCGGTTTGCCGTCGCGTAGTGCAAGTCCCGGGTTGAGGGTATAAAACGGTCTTTTTCCCGGTTGCAGGCAATTGGGGCTTTTCGGATCAAGCGAGAAGGCCGCACCCCGGTTTTGCCAGAGAATGCCGGTATCGCCAACGACAACGCCGCTGCCCCAATCGAAATAAGTGCTTTGCAAGGTGCTGACGCTTTGGCCCGCAGCGTCAGTCGCGCCGAAGAACACTGTGTCACCTGTTCGGTAGGGATGCGGCCAGTCCAGCGCCCGGTCTGGGTTGATGGCGCTGGCTGCCTGTTGCAATCGTTCTGCCGACAGCCATTCCCGCACGGGTTGATCGGCAAAGTCCGGATCGGCGATCCGGTCGCGGGTCAGGAAAGCCTGTTTCACCGCCTCAACGACCAGATGCAGATGCTGGGCGCTGCCGGGGGTGAGGGCGGACAGGTCGAAATGCTGGAGAATGCCCATGATCGCAAGAGTGGAGATCCCTTGTGTCGGCGGCGGCGGCGCGAGAAGCTCCAGCCCGCGATAGGATAGACGCGCCGGTTCCACCTGCCGCGTGCGTGTGGCTGCCAGATCGGCAAGGGTGATTGGCGACCCAACGGCCCGAAGCCCATCGGCGATACGCTGGGTGAGGGGGCCTTGGTAAAAACTGCGCGCACCATGGCTGGCAATATCCTCCAGGGAACGGGCCAGCTCAGGCTGGCGAAAGATCTCTCCCGTGGCAAAGGGTTGTCCATTGTTGAAAAACAGGTTGATGAAGCCCGGCCAGTCGGCTAGCACATCCTTGCGCATATCGAGCCAGAAGCCTTGCGAGCGGCTGACCGGAAAACCGTGTTGCGCATGATGAATGGCATCCTGCAACAGGTCGCCGAACACCTGTTTGCCACCCCAATACTCAATGGAATAGCGGTGAACGGTCTCCCAGGCATCAACAGTGGCGGCGGTGGTCAGGGTCGAAAGCGGACCGCGCAGCGGAATACTGTCACCGGTAAATTCCGGTAGCTTTGCGGCTGCCTGACCGATCCCCATAAAACAAGTCTGGCGACCTTGCCGGTCGGCCAGAATCCAGACTGAGTCGCCGCCCAGGCCGCAGAAATGCGGGTAGACGACGGCCATGGCGGCGGCCATGGCGATGGCGGCTTCCGCTGCCGTGCCGCCACGCTCCAGAACAGCCAGTCCGGCAGCGCTTGCCAGGGGATGCGGGCTGGTGACCATTCCAGAGTCAGGGCCGGAAGCAGCGTGTGTCGTGGGGGAAATGGTATGAGATGCAGAGGGCATGGGTACGTTCCGGCAAGAGGCGGGGAATAATCAACTCCAAGCCTGACACGGAACACCAAATTACCGCAATCCTGACTTTGCTTTAAACCTCGCCTCCGGCCAGGAAATACGCCATGATCCGACCCGTATTTTACCTGTCTGTTTGGCCGTGCGATTG
The Allorhizobium ampelinum S4 genome window above contains:
- the uvrB gene encoding excinuclease ABC subunit UvrB translates to MARSPKKSPVRNNDNPSQDEAGSPYAGGFEEAPQAAFEGAPLSGSVADWVKQLEAEAEAGGIESQRELASKAGKHRKKIEIEARRHAEKIALEKSTGRKTEAADPVKAGRTAKAKSEDGGSAMRTSRGVSIGASSDPATRAAAGLNPVSGMDTSLEEAQSLAPGAVTATVEALSALIESGNPLFKGGKIWAPHRPARPEKSEGGIPIRMVSDYEPAGDQPTAIKDLVEGINAGERSQVLLGVTGSGKTFTMAKVIEATQRPAVILAPNKTLAAQLYSEFKHFFPDNAVEYFVSYYDYYQPEAYVPRSDTFIEKESSINEQIDRMRHAATRAILERDDCIIVASVSCIYGIGSVETYTAMTFQMSVGDRIDQRQLLADLVAQQYKRQDINFVRGSFRVRGDTIEIFPAHLEDAAWRISMFGDEIDAITEFDPLTGHKTGDMKSVKIYANSHYVTPRPTLNGAIKAIKEELKQRLAELEKGGRLLEAQRLEQRTRYDIEMMEATGACAGIENYSRYLTGRAPGEPPPTLFEYIPDNALLFIDESHVSVSQIGGMYRGDFRRKATLAEYGFRLPSCMDNRPLRFEEWDAMRPPTVAVSATPGSWELEQSGGVFAEQVIRPTGLIDPPVEVRSAKTQVDDVLGEIKETSLKGYRTLVTVLTKRMAEDLTEYLHEQGVRVRYMHSDIDTLERIEILRDLRLGAFDVLVGINLLREGLDIPECGFVAILDADKEGFLRSETSLIQTIGRAARNVDGKVILYADQITGSMRRAMDETSRRREKQVAYNLEHGITPESVKSKISDILDSVYERDHVRADISGASGKGFAAGGHLVGNNLQAHLSALEKQMRDAAADLDFETAARLRDEIKRLKEVELASMGDPGEKAAARAQEQAVAGQPASGATDVSRQDSSETGSYFAKPSLDDMGPGTDTAKPLFRKNSLDEMTVGRTEKPVPGKLPEKPVPKIGDSKIDDPRPIVRAKSGVGSYEDAGDQKRKTRTKGKTGKPGR
- a CDS encoding gamma-glutamyltransferase family protein, which gives rise to MVTSPHPLASAAGLAVLERGGTAAEAAIAMAAAMAVVYPHFCGLGGDSVWILADRQGRQTCFMGIGQAAAKLPEFTGDSIPLRGPLSTLTTAATVDAWETVHRYSIEYWGGKQVFGDLLQDAIHHAQHGFPVSRSQGFWLDMRKDVLADWPGFINLFFNNGQPFATGEIFRQPELARSLEDIASHGARSFYQGPLTQRIADGLRAVGSPITLADLAATRTRQVEPARLSYRGLELLAPPPPTQGISTLAIMGILQHFDLSALTPGSAQHLHLVVEAVKQAFLTRDRIADPDFADQPVREWLSAERLQQAASAINPDRALDWPHPYRTGDTVFFGATDAAGQSVSTLQSTYFDWGSGVVVGDTGILWQNRGAAFSLDPKSPNCLQPGKRPFYTLNPGLALRDGKPALIYGTQGADGQPQTLAMLLTRLIDYAQPPTQALAGPRFLLGKTFSDSRDSLKIEADCGQPVLDRLADLGHQLAPIEPQSPIAGQAGVIAIAPDGRLAGAHDPRGEGVALTLGER
- a CDS encoding putative bifunctional diguanylate cyclase/phosphodiesterase, translated to MALHGSGTAAVYNVMAGLSTSILLLAEANNVSVVVGWMTALAVATLFRFLLSRHLLHRHYASSNPDDVLRLMCITACLQGTVWALLPTAVVDMDLLGRDASILVVIGGLVATAMFRQAGTSQVAFSYCIPMILAILWNFAIHGGIIATVSTFNFIVLAIFMSHLLLKADRTFMESEMAKLSSQAATQSLTIANEDIHHKNLRLEVLANGDPVTGLFNRIYFNGRLAGEIAAAKVGNREIGLLLVNVDRFKLINDAFGHRGGDQFLAILGQRLKNAAGGDAVTARISGDEFAILLRNGDVRQDCRALAETVIAASMVPIAVHGTQVSPGLSAGIAFFPDHAENGDGLFTCASMALSDAKQDGRGQLREFDHQIKQRIDRQRRIEQDLPAALRDTALETWFQPQVDLATGKIVGFEALVRWFHPEFGAIAPPEIVNAAQAMQMCEALTGFVTENICQLLNRLKELGMPETAVALNVSPREFALYDVSVMLDRITTAYGVSRNLLEVEITEETILDLAVAGEQLTRLENSGYKLTVDDFGMGYSSLAYLISLKITRLKIDRSFVTGISNSPKNKALVVALVGLGRALGVDIVAEGVETVADARTLTEIGCTIGQGYYFSRPMPADMLPKWLDFKKKQLSEKKSRRAVA